Proteins co-encoded in one Juglans regia cultivar Chandler chromosome 16, Walnut 2.0, whole genome shotgun sequence genomic window:
- the LOC109021033 gene encoding uncharacterized protein At4g06744-like — protein MRSITFCVSFLLSTLLLHLCLYYEVASGDQIIGSDRKALEITTGGYGGGYYPASPPPPEHCPPPPPPPPKPICTTLHRPHSSSSLTTAVLLPLRYPELMLSHTHHLQSTHCVPGCEVAAVAHQLQVFRTWTGYSWKGLFCDAHPDFNQQALAAVDFNGFKLGRKDGGSLPLYGFIDELPDITVFHANSNNFTGSVPKKVMTLKYFFELDLSNNKLSGQFPMEVLGATQLTFLDLRFNSLCGTVPPGVFNLDVDVIFINNNNFVQKLPDNLGSTPALYLTFANNKFTGQIPRSIGTGNTSENLIEVLFLNNHLSGCLPPEIGRLKRATVFDVSINWLTGPIPQSFQCLTKIALLNLAQNQFYGAIPEAICKLPDLSKFTLSYNYITEVGPECRKLIGKGILDVRMNCIIDLPNQRSKEECAKFFEKNEYHTCPNEKMYSHHIPCKNKHYSGSDHQPTVAATSPLSYDALTPHKL, from the exons ATGAGGAGCATCACCTTCTGTGTTTCATTCTTGCTATCTACTTTACTGCTTCATCTATGTTTGTACTATGAGGTGGCTTCCGGTGATCAAATTATTGGGTCCGATAGGAAAGCATTAGAAATAACCACAGGTGGTTATGGTGGCGGCTATTACCCTGCTTCACCTCCACCCCCGGAGCAttgtcctcctcctcctcctccccctccTAAACCCATTTGCACCACACTGCACCGGCCTcactcatcatcatcactcaCCACTGCCGTACTCCTGCCTCTCCGCTATCCCGAACTGATGCTGTCCCACACACATCACCTCCAATCGACCC ACTGTGTGCCGGGTTGTGAGGTTGCGGCGGTAGCGCATCAGTTACAGGTTTTCAGGACGTGGACGGGATACAGCTGGAAGGGCTTATTTTGTGACGCACATCCGGACTTCAATCAACAAGCTCTTGCTGCAGTGGACTTCAATGGCTTCAAACTTGGCCGTAAGGACGGCGGCAGCCTCCCTCTCTATGGCTTCATTGACGAGTTACCAGATATAACCGTGTTCCACGCAAACTCCAACAATTTCACCGGAAGCGTTCCCAAGAAGGTCATGACCCTAAAGTACTTCTTTGAGCTTGATCTAAGCAACAACAAGTTATCCGGCCAGTTTCCAATGGAAGTTCTTGGAGCCACACAATTGACGTTCTTGGACCTCCGGTTTAACTCCTTGTGCGGAACAGTTCCACCTGGAGTGTTCAACCTAGACGTGGACGTGATCTTCATCAATAACAACAACTTTGTGCAAAAGCTTCCTGACAATCTTGGCTCCACGCCAGCTCTTTATCTCACTTTTGCCAACAACAAGTTCACGGGGCAAATCCCACGAAGCATTGGCACTGGCAACACTTCAGAAAATCTAATTGAGGTGCTCTTCTTGAACAACCACCTCTCGGGATGCTTGCCACCCGAGATTGGCCGCTTGAAACGGGCAACCGTGTTTGATGTGAGCATTAACTGGTTGACAGGTCCAATACCCCAGTCATTTCAGTGCCTGACCAAAATAGCATTGCTTAATTTGGCTCAGAACCAATTCTATGGGGCGATCCCGGAGGCCATCTGCAAGCTACCTGACTTGTCTAAATTCACGTTATCATACAACTACATCACCGAAGTAGGCCCCGAATGCAGGAAGTTGATAGGAAAGGGAATTCTTGATGTTCGAATGAATTGCATTATAGATCTTCCAAATCAGAGATCAAAGGAGGAATGTgctaaattttttgaaaagaacgAGTACCACACCTGCCCCAACGAAAAGATGTATTCTCACCACATTCCATGCAAGAATAAGCATTATTCAGGTTCCGATCATCAACCAACGGTTGCAGCCACTTCGCCATTGTCCTATGATGCTCTTACACCGCATAAGTTGTGA
- the LOC108999143 gene encoding scopoletin glucosyltransferase-like, whose translation MESEKRQLHLFIFPYMAAGHMIPAIDMAKLFASRGLRITIITTPLNASSILKTVEKSKILGLKMDMLIIEFPAEQVGLPKGSESYHLATAPDLRMKFLEAITLLRQPLEELVQDYCPDCLITSALFPWTTDVARRFGIPRLIFHATSSFSICASECLRLYEPYKKVSSDSEPFILPNFPDEIKLTRNQLPDFVTQDIETDVGKLIRQVIKAELTSDGAVFNSFYDLEPAYADYYKKVLGRKAWHIGPVSLCNKESEDKARRGKEASVHGHECLKWLDSKKPDSVVYVCFGSMANFNDSQLMEIAMGLEASQQQFIWVVKREKTQGTKDEWLPEEFEKRVEGKGLIIRGWAPQLLILDHEAVGGFVTHCGWNSTLEGVVAGVPMVTWPVSAEQFYNEKLVTQILKIGVGVGAQQWVRFLGDSIGKEAIEKALIRVMVGEEAEEMRSRARELMKMAKSSAEGGGSSYSDLNALIEDLSSHAIAGEATENN comes from the coding sequence ATGGAGAGTGAAAAGCGCCAGCTTCACCTGTTTATCTTCCCATACATGGCCGCAGGCCACATGATCCCGGCCATAGACATGGCCAAGCTATTTGCTTCCCGAGGTTTGAGAATAACCATAATCACTACTCCTCTCAATGCCTCCTCGATCTTAAAAACAGTCGAAAAAAGCAAAATTCTGGGTTTAAAAATGGACATGTTAATCATCGAGTTCCCTGCTGAACAGGTTGGATTGCCCAAAGGAAGCGAGAGCTACCACTTAGCCACTGCACCTGATTTGCGGATGAAATTCCTGGAGGCCATAACCTTGCTGAGGCAACCTCTCGAAGAACTTGTTCAAGATTATTGTCCTGATTGCCTTATAACCAGCGCGCTGTTCCCATGGACCACCGATGTTGCTAGGAGATTTGGCATACCGAGGCTTATTTTCCATGCCACAAGTTCTTTCTCTATATGCGCCTCAGAATGTCTTAGGCTATACGAGCCTTACAAAAAAGTTTCGTCAGATTCAGAACCGTTCATCCTCCCCAACTTCCCCGACGAGATCAAGTTGACAAGAAACCAACTTCCAGATTTTGTTACACAAGACATCGAGACCGATGTCGGGAAGTTGATTAGACAAGTCATAAAAGCGGAGCTAACGAGTGATGGGGCTGTTTTCAATAGCTTCTACGATCTTGAGCCAGCTTATGCAGATTATTACAAGAAGGTCCTTGGAAGGAAGGCATGGCATATAGGCCCGGTTTCATTATGCAATAAGGAGTCTGAGGATAAAGCACGAAGGGGGAAGGAAGCTTCCGTTCATGGCCATGAGTGCTTGAAGTGGCTTGATTCGAAGAAACCCGATTCTGTTGTTTACGTATGTTTTGGGAGTATGGCTAACTTCAATGATTCTCAGCTCATGGAGATTGCAATGGGTCTTGAGGCTTCTCAGCAGCAGTTCATTTGGGTTGTGAAGAGAGAAAAAACTCAAGGAACAAAAGACGAGTGGCTGCCCGAAGAGTTTGAGAAAAGAGTAGAAGGAAAGGGTCTAATCATAAGAGGGTGGGCACCCCAACTGTTGATTCTAGATCACGAAGCAGTTGGTGGATTTGTGACTCATTGTGGGTGGAACTCCACGTTGGAAGGAGTGGTTGCAGGGGTGCCCATGGTAACATGGCCGGTGTCTGCTGAGCAATTCTACAATGAGAAGTTGGTCACCCAGATCCTGAAAATTGGAGTTGGTGTTGGTGCTCAACAATGGGTCAGATTTTTGGGCGACAGCATTGGGAAGGAAGCCATAGAGAAGGCGTTAATTCGAGTAATGGTTGGGGAAGAAGCAGAGGAAATGAGAAGCAGAGCAAGAGAGCTTATGAAGATGGCAAAGAGCTCTGCTGAAGGAGGAGGATCCTCTTACTCTGATTTGAATGCCTTGATTGAAGATCTGAGCTCGCATGCCATTGCTGGTGAAGCTACCGAGAACAACTAG
- the LOC108999144 gene encoding scopoletin glucosyltransferase-like: MGSTETHRPLHIFFFPFMAQGHTIPVVDIARQYASRGVKATIVTTPFNVPLFSKTIDKIKSLGIEIGVLTIKFPAKEVGLPEGCESAHLVVPEMRQKFIKASNMLEQPLEQLLQKHRPDCLVSDLFFPWSNDVASRCGIPRLVFHGTCFFSLCASESVISYEPYKKVSSDSEPFVIPTLPDEIKLTKKQLPDFVTSSVETEFGKLFKALKEADRKSFGVIVNSFYELETAYADHYRKVLGRKAWHIGPVSLCNKDAEEKALRGSKEAFTDQHESLKWLDSRQPNSVVYVCFGSVANFSDSQLMEIAMGLEASGQQFIWVVKKGMNSGGKEEWLPEGFEKRMQDKGLIIRDWAPQVLILDHEAVGGFVTHCGWNSTLEGVAAGVTMVTWPVSAEQFYNEKLVTQILKIGVAVGVQQWIRVVGDSIKKEAIEKAVRQIMVGEEAEEMRRRAKALAEMARIAVDEGGSSYSDLNASIEELKSLRL, encoded by the coding sequence ATGGGTAGTACTGAAACCCATCGTCCACttcatattttcttcttcccatttATGGCTCAAGGTCATACTATACCAGTAGTAGACATAGCCAGGCAATATGCTTCGCGAGGTGTGAAAGCAACCATAGTCACCACCCCTTTCAACGTGCCACTCTTCTCCAAGACAATCGACAAAATCAAGAGTTTAGGTATCGAAATTGGAGTTCTTACCATCAAATTCCCAGCTAAAGAGGTAGGATTGCCCGAAGGATGCGAAAGTGCTCACTTGGTTGTGCCCGAGATGCGCCAGAAGTTCATCAAGGCCAGCAACATGCTTGAGCAACCACTTGAGCAACTGCTCCAAAAACATCGTCCCGATTGCCTCGTCTCTGACCTGTTCTTTCCTTGGTCTAACGATGTTGCTAGTAGATGTGGGATTCCCCGGCTTGTCTTCCACGGAACCTGTTTCTTCTCTCTCTGTGCTTCAGAGAGTGTGATATCATATGAGCCTTACAAGAAGGTGTCATCTGATTCAGAGCCTTTTGTCATCCCTACTCTTCCCGATGAGATCAAGCTGACAAAAAAGCAGCTACCCGATTTTGTCACAAGTAGTGTAGAAACAGAATTTGGAAAGCTTTTTAAAGCACTCAAAGAAGCCGACCGGAAGAGTTTCGGGGTTATTGTGAATAGCTTCTATGAGCTTGAGACGGCTTATGCTGATCATTACAGGAAAGTTCTTGGAAGAAAGGCCTGGCATATAGGACCAGTATCGCTATGCAATAAGGACGCTGAAGAGAAAGCGTTGAGAGGATCGAAGGAAGCCTTCACCGATCAACATGAAAGCTTGAAGTGGCTTGACTCAAGGCAACCCAATTCCGTTGTTTATGTATGTTTTGGGAGTGTGGCAAACTTCAGTGATTCTCAATTAATGGAGATAGCAATGGGTCTTGAAGCTTCAGGTCAGCAGTTCATTTGGGTTGTGAAGAAAGGAATGAACAGTGGAGGGAAAGAAGAGTGGTTGCCCGAAGGATTTGAGAAGAGAATGCAAGATAAGGGTCTAATTATAAGAGATTGGGCACCCCAAGTGTTGATTCTCGATCATGAAGCAGTTGGAGGATTTGTGACTCATTGTGGGTGGAATTCTACGTTGGAAGGAGTGGCTGCTGGGGTGACAATGGTTACGTGGCCTGTTTCGGCGGAGCAATTTTACAATGAGAAGTTGGTGACTCAGATACTTAAAATAGGGGTTGCTGTTGGTGTTCAGCAATGGATTAGAGTGGTGGGAGATAGCATAAAGAAGGAAGCAATAGAGAAGGCAGTGAGGCAAATTATGGTGGGTGAAGAAGCAGAGGAAATGAGAAGAAGAGCAAAGGCACTTGCGGAGATGGCGAGGATAGCCGTTGACGAAGGTGGATCGTCTTACTCCGATTTGAATGCTTCAATTGAAGAATTGAAGTCCCTCAGACTTTGA
- the LOC108999145 gene encoding abscisate beta-glucosyltransferase-like yields the protein MDSEQVRRVEMFFFPFVGGGHQIPMIDTARVFASHGAKSTIIATPTNVLQFQNSILRDQHSGRSISIHSLPLPDDAVSPDIDMSATPFTDTSVLREPLRLFLLEHRPDCIVFDGFHRWAADLFDGLQIRRIVFTGNGCFSRCVTENIRRYVPHERVGSDYEPFVVPGVPDRIELTRSQLPPFAREKSGVFDKMFKTEEKSFGIVINSFCELEPAYVEYFRNQMGKKAWVIGPVSLCNGNVADKAERGKQASIDDQTCLSWLADKEPGSVLYISFGSLARLSPQQLLEIAHGLEASKHPFIWVVGKIFSKSRGEGEGGGEENWLPSGFEERIRESNRGLIIRGWAPQLLILEHAAVGGFMTHCGWNSTLEGVSCGVPMITWPVSAEQFYNEKLITDVLGVGVRVGSLEWMSFNVEKAALVGREKVEEAVKRLMGGGEAVVEMRLRAGELAEKAKRAVEQGGSSFKDADDLIVELVKVRL from the coding sequence ATGGACTCGGAACAAGTTCGTAGAGTTGAAATGTTCTTCTTCCCATTCGTGGGCGGAGGCCACCAGATCCCAATGATAGACACGGCCAGAGTGTTCGCATCCCATGGAGCTAAATCCACCATCATAGCCACACCCACCAACGTCCTCCAATTCCAAAACTCCATCCTCCGCGACCAACATTCCGGCCGCTCAATCTCAATCCATTCCCTCCCATTGCCAGACGACGCCGTTTCTCCGGACATCGACATGTCCGCCACCCCTTTCACTGATACTTCAGTCCTCCGAGAGCCTCTCAGGCTCTTCCTACTTGAACACCGACCCGATTGCATTGTCTTTGACGGGTTTCACCGCTGGGCGGCTGATCTCTTCGACGGACTCCAGATTAGAAGGATTGTCTTCACAGGAAATGGGTGCTTCTCTCGCTGTGTCACAGAGAATATTCGACGGTATGTGCCGCACGAGAGGGTGGGTTCGGACTATGAGCCTTTTGTTGTGCCGGGTGTTCCTGATCGGATTGAATTGACGAGGTCTCAGCTCCCGCCTTTTGCTAGAGAGAAATCTGGTGTTTTTGATAAGATGTTTAAGACCGAGGAGAAAAGCTTTGGGATAGTGATTAATAGTTTCTGCGAGTTGGAGCCAGCTTACGTTGAGTACTTTAGGAACCAGATGGGAAAGAAGGCTTGGGTTATAGGACCAGTGTCTTTATGCAATGGAAATGTTGCAGATAAGGCTGAGAGAGGCAAACAAGCCTCAATCGACGATCAAACCTGCTTGAGTTGGTTGGCTGATAAAGAACCAGGCTCTGTTCTTTATATCAGTTTCGGGAGCTTGGCTCGCTTGTCACCTCAACAGCTCCTTGAGATCGCTCATGGTCTCGAGGCTTCCAAGCATCCATTCATTTGGGTGGTTGGGAAAATCTTCTCCAAATCGAGGGGAGAAGgtgaaggaggaggagaagaaaattgGCTTCCCAGCGGATTCGAAGAGCGGATTAGGGAATCCAACAGGGGATTGATAATAAGAGGGTGGGCACCGCAATTATTGATATTGGAGCATGCTGCGGTGGGTGGATTCATGACTCATTGTGGCTGGAACTCAACCTTGGAGGGAGTGAGTTGTGGAGTGCCCATGATTACATGGCCTGTCTCGGCGGAGCAGTTCTACAATGAGAAACTGATAACCGATGTGTTGGGGGTTGGGGTTCGAGTCGGAAGCTTGGAGTGGATGTCGTTTAATGTTGAGAAGGCGGCGTTGGTGGGGAGGGAGAAGGTGGAGGAGGCAGTGAAAAGATTGATGGGTGGTGGTGAAGCAGTAGTGGAGATGAGACTGCGAGCTGGGGAACTTGCAGAGAAAGCCAAGAGAGCCGTGGAACAAGGTGGATCTTCGTTTAAGGATGCTGATGATTTAATTGTGGAGCTCGTAAAAGTCAGACTTTGA